A genomic window from Populus nigra chromosome 7, ddPopNigr1.1, whole genome shotgun sequence includes:
- the LOC133699892 gene encoding probable N-acetyl-gamma-glutamyl-phosphate reductase, chloroplastic, whose product MSSAAFSSTYFLKGSEVKVSSLKSKNGNCKLRVGGSTSLSTKRLQISNAKQEKEVRVALLGASGYTGAEIIRLLANHPYFGITVMTADRNAGKSMDSVFPHLITQKDLPVLVSTSDADFSDVDAVFCCLPHGTTQEIIKGLPKGLKIVDLSADFRLRNVSEYEEWYGQPHRAPDLQEEAVYGLTEILREEIKNAHLVANPGCYPTSIQLPLVPLIKANLIEHKNIIVDAKSGVSGAGRGAKVANLYTELTEGIMSYGVTRHRHVPEIEQGLSDAAHSKVTISFTPHLMPMTRGMQSTIYVEMASGVTTDNLYQQLKVSYQDEEFVRLLEKGAVPRTHDVRGSNYCYINVFPDRIPGRAIIISVIDNLVKGASGQALQNLNIMMGFPENTGLGYLPLFP is encoded by the exons atgagCAGTGCAGCTTTCAGTTCTACCTACTTCTTGAAG GGTAGTGAAGTGAAAGTTTCAAGCTTGAAGAGTAAAAATGGAAATTGCAAGCTACGTGTTGGTGGGTCTACTTCTTTGTCCACAAAAAGATTGCAGATTTCAAATGCTAAGCAGGAGAAGGAAGTTCGTGTTGCTCTTCTTGGTGCCAGTGGCTATACTGGTGCAGAG ATTATTAGACTTCTTGCAAACCATCCATACTTTGGTATTACTGTGATGACTGCTGATAGAAATGCTGGGAAGTCGATGGATTCTGTATTTCCTCATTTAATCACACAAAAG GATTTGCCGGTTTTGGTTTCTACCAGCGATGCAGATTTTTCTGATGTTGATGCTGTATTCTGTTGCTTGCCTCATGGAACCACACag GAAATCATCAAAGGTCTTCCCAAGGGATTAAAGATTGTTGATCTTTCAGCG GACTTCCGATTACGAAATGTTTCTGAGTATGAAGAATGGTATGGCCAGCCACACAGAGCACCTGATTTGCAG GAAGAAGCTGTTTATGGTTTGACTGAAATTTTGAGAGAGGAAATTAAAAATGCACATCTTGTTGCTAATCCTGGTTGTTATCCAACGTCGATTCAGCTTCCTTTAGTTCCCTTGATAAAG GCCAATCTCATTGAACATAAGAATATTATCGTTGATGCAAAATCTGGTGTGAGTGGAGCGG GACGTGGTGCTAAGGTGGCAAATTTGTACACTGAATTAACTGAAGGCATCATGTCTTATGGTGTTACAAGGCATCGTCATG TTCCAGAAATTGAACAGGGGCTATCCGATGCTGCGCATTCTAAAGTAACCATCAGTTTTACTCCACACTTAATGCCAATG ACCCGTGGTATGCAATCAACTATCTATGTGGAAATGGCTTCAGGAGTGACAACCGACAATTTGTACCAGCAATTGAAAGTTTCTTACcag GATGAAGAATTTGTAAGATTATTGGAAAAAGGAGCTGTTCCTCGCACTCATGATGTTCGAGGCTCTAATTATTGTTATATAAATGTATTTCCTGACCGAATTCCTGGCAGAGCAATAATCATATCAGTT ATTGATAATCTTGTGAAGGGGGCTTCTGGTCAAGCTctacaaaatttaaatataatgatGGGATTTCCAGAAAACACAGGGCTTGGCTACCTGCCATTGTTTCCTTGA